In the Deinococcus ficus genome, one interval contains:
- a CDS encoding 3'-5' exonuclease — translation MNLNVPWRAAPFTALDFEATGMNPARDEVVQVGLVPLHGDTLDLHGAFAQWVRPTRPFRDEAVAIHGLSHDLLQAAPATADLRGALAAALTGRVLVAHYAALELGFLKRWGVRPAATVDTLMLALALDGRTTQTARRDEYTLSALAARLGVPVYGEHDALADALITAQVFLVLAHELEARGRVRTVRDLTHLSGFRSGLFGLF, via the coding sequence GTGAACCTGAACGTGCCCTGGCGGGCCGCGCCGTTCACCGCCCTGGATTTCGAGGCGACCGGCATGAACCCCGCCCGGGACGAGGTGGTGCAGGTGGGGCTGGTCCCGCTGCACGGCGACACGCTGGACCTGCACGGCGCGTTCGCGCAGTGGGTGCGGCCCACCCGGCCCTTCCGGGACGAGGCGGTCGCCATTCACGGCCTGAGCCATGACCTGCTGCAGGCGGCGCCGGCGACAGCGGACCTGCGGGGCGCGCTGGCCGCCGCCCTGACCGGCCGGGTGCTGGTCGCGCATTACGCCGCGCTGGAACTGGGGTTCCTGAAACGCTGGGGCGTGCGGCCGGCCGCGACGGTGGACACGCTGATGCTGGCCCTGGCGCTGGACGGCCGCACCACGCAGACCGCCCGGCGCGACGAGTACACCCTGAGCGCCCTGGCCGCTCGGCTGGGCGTGCCGGTGTACGGCGAGCACGACGCCCTGGCGGACGCGCTGATCACGGCGCAGGTGTTCCTGGTGCTGGCGCACGAACTGGAGGCGCGGGGCCGGGTGCGCACCGTGCGGGACCTGACGCACCTGAGCGGCTTCCGGAGCGGGCTGTTCGGCCTGTTCTGA
- a CDS encoding putative nucleotidyltransferase substrate binding domain-containing protein: MLGPAAQVGLHDHERFLKRYPPFRTLDTPTLDRLVRALQVVYRPRGSAFDVTGGLFVIRRGAVDLNGEHYAQGDTLGGGVRVGTAQATTDAWLYVLPPERAGEWLNHPALHAFLSAQLSERLSAPDLGADTGADLSRVPVSEIMQPPVLVPPDASVQEAATRMRDRRVSSLMVDLQDTHGPGQYGIITDKDLRNRVLAGGLPPTTPVREVMSAPARTAPEDITAVSALNLMFRHNVRHLPLVRGAELVGMLGTADLLRLQTRGLGFVVPDLLDAPDAGTLVRLARSLPARASHLYRSGQKAEAIARQVSYAYDALYRRALELTQAELRGEWGAAPGPFAWVLLGSLARRESGLNPDQDHHLLIQSPEHRPYFQALARGVEALLAHAGLPPCDGGVLASNHLWTREEYAAQLRAWFRVPDPQALLNVTIYFDPRVVAGDLDVSEGLRVRLSARHEPAFMDHLTRLAVSQRPPLGFLGRLHTGQDHALDLKVQGLARIIDLARLQALHAGEAGASTFVRLGPGSGAGFLHPDTRADLLGAYAYLLDLRLAHQTAQLERGETPGNRVPLADLGGPQEVHLREVFKLIGRVQATLAAQTGGPL; encoded by the coding sequence CCGCCTGGTGCGCGCCCTGCAGGTCGTGTACCGCCCCCGCGGCAGCGCCTTTGACGTGACCGGCGGGCTGTTCGTGATCCGGCGCGGCGCGGTGGACCTGAACGGCGAGCATTACGCGCAGGGCGACACCCTGGGCGGCGGCGTGCGGGTCGGCACGGCGCAGGCCACCACCGACGCCTGGCTGTACGTGCTGCCCCCGGAGCGGGCCGGCGAGTGGCTGAACCACCCTGCCCTGCACGCGTTCCTCAGCGCGCAGCTCTCGGAGCGCCTGAGCGCCCCGGACCTGGGCGCCGACACCGGCGCGGACCTGAGCCGCGTGCCGGTCAGCGAGATCATGCAGCCGCCCGTCCTGGTCCCGCCGGACGCCAGCGTGCAGGAGGCCGCCACGCGCATGCGCGACCGGCGCGTCAGCAGCCTGATGGTGGACCTTCAGGACACGCACGGGCCGGGGCAGTACGGGATCATCACCGACAAGGACCTGCGCAACCGCGTGCTGGCCGGCGGCCTGCCGCCCACCACCCCGGTGCGCGAGGTGATGAGCGCGCCGGCCCGCACCGCCCCGGAGGACATCACGGCGGTGTCGGCGCTGAACCTGATGTTCCGGCACAACGTCCGGCACCTGCCGCTGGTGCGCGGCGCGGAACTGGTGGGCATGCTCGGCACCGCCGACCTGCTGCGGCTGCAGACGCGCGGGCTGGGGTTCGTGGTCCCGGACCTGCTGGACGCCCCGGACGCCGGGACGCTCGTGCGGCTCGCGCGGAGCCTGCCAGCGCGGGCGTCGCACCTGTATCGCAGCGGACAGAAGGCCGAGGCGATCGCCCGGCAGGTCAGCTACGCCTACGACGCCCTGTACCGCCGCGCCCTGGAGCTCACGCAGGCGGAGCTGCGCGGCGAGTGGGGCGCGGCGCCCGGGCCCTTCGCGTGGGTGCTGCTGGGCAGCCTGGCGCGGCGCGAGAGCGGCCTGAACCCGGACCAGGACCACCACCTGCTGATTCAGTCCCCCGAGCACCGCCCGTACTTCCAGGCCCTGGCGCGGGGCGTGGAGGCGCTGCTCGCCCACGCGGGCCTGCCCCCGTGCGACGGCGGGGTGCTGGCCTCGAACCACCTGTGGACCCGTGAGGAGTACGCCGCGCAGCTGCGGGCGTGGTTCCGGGTGCCGGACCCGCAGGCGCTGCTGAACGTGACCATCTACTTCGATCCGCGGGTGGTGGCCGGGGACCTGGACGTCAGCGAGGGCCTGCGCGTGCGCCTGTCGGCGCGCCATGAGCCGGCATTCATGGACCACCTCACGCGCCTCGCGGTGAGCCAGCGGCCCCCGCTGGGCTTCCTGGGGCGCCTGCACACCGGGCAGGACCACGCGCTGGACCTCAAGGTGCAGGGCCTGGCACGAATCATCGACCTGGCGCGGCTTCAGGCGCTGCACGCCGGGGAGGCCGGGGCGAGCACCTTCGTGCGCCTCGGCCCGGGCAGCGGCGCGGGATTCCTGCACCCGGACACCCGCGCGGACCTGCTGGGCGCCTACGCGTACCTGCTGGACCTGCGCCTCGCGCACCAGACCGCGCAGCTGGAGCGCGGGGAGACGCCCGGCAACCGCGTGCCGCTCGCCGACCTGGGCGGGCCGCAGGAGGTGCACCTGCGGGAGGTGTTCAAGCTGATCGGCCGGGTGCAGGCCACCCTGGCCGCCCAGACCGGCGGGCCCCTGTGA
- a CDS encoding DUF485 domain-containing protein, whose translation MTAHSPTRNAAYARLIAARNSFTVTMTVTFLALYLLLPLLAGYNRPLMATKVMGNITFGYVLAFLEFIMGWAMAWIYVVKAREFDRLAEEARA comes from the coding sequence ATGACAGCCCACTCCCCCACCCGGAACGCGGCCTACGCACGCCTGATCGCCGCCCGGAACAGCTTCACCGTCACCATGACGGTCACGTTCCTGGCGCTGTACCTGCTGCTGCCGCTGCTCGCCGGGTACAACCGCCCCCTGATGGCCACCAAGGTCATGGGCAACATCACCTTCGGGTACGTGCTTGCGTTCCTGGAATTCATCATGGGCTGGGCCATGGCCTGGATCTACGTCGTGAAGGCCCGCGAATTCGACCGGCTGGCCGAGGAGGCCCGCGCGTGA
- a CDS encoding solute symporter family protein: MTFLLAAIIVAITLGVTFWASKRNTSASDFYVAGGKISATQNGIAIAGDYMSAASFLGITGLIALNGYDGFMYSVGWFIAYLTVLFIVAEPLRNLGKYTLADMLVYRLKDPRVRFYAAFSTITISTFYMIAQVVGAGSLISLLSGNAIRPELAIPLVGVLMIVYVVIGGMLATTWVQIIKAMLLMFATIVMTVLILARFGFSFSNLLGQVEARNGAEFLGSGVKYTKPLELISLCLALVLGTAGLPHILVRFFTVPTAQDARKSVVWAMVLIGAFYVMTAFMGNAANVLLGKEAITEANAAGNMAAPMLAQALGGGAGTVGGEFGLAFVTAVAFATILAVVAGLTISASTSFTHDIYNGVLKGGQASETQQFKVARMATVAVGIAAILLGLLAKNQNVAFLVALAFAIAASANLPVILYTLFWRRFNANGAIWGIVGGLAVTLALIAVSPNIMGVDPPEKTTGRHPIQAPAIFPLENPGIVSIPAGFALAALGALIGRRREDDDRAFEEMQYRAYTGAGVDGSVAAHD, translated from the coding sequence GTGACCTTCCTGCTCGCTGCGATCATCGTTGCCATCACCCTGGGCGTCACCTTCTGGGCCAGCAAACGCAACACCAGCGCCAGCGACTTCTACGTCGCGGGCGGCAAGATCAGCGCCACGCAGAACGGCATCGCCATCGCCGGGGACTACATGAGCGCCGCGTCCTTCCTGGGCATCACCGGCCTGATCGCCCTGAACGGCTACGACGGCTTCATGTACTCGGTCGGGTGGTTCATCGCGTACCTCACGGTGCTGTTCATCGTGGCCGAACCCCTGCGCAACCTGGGCAAGTACACCCTGGCCGACATGCTCGTGTACCGCCTGAAAGACCCCCGCGTGCGCTTCTACGCGGCCTTTTCCACCATCACCATCAGCACCTTCTACATGATCGCGCAGGTGGTCGGCGCCGGCAGCCTGATCAGCCTGCTGTCCGGCAACGCCATCCGTCCCGAACTCGCCATTCCGCTGGTGGGCGTGCTGATGATCGTGTACGTCGTGATCGGCGGGATGCTCGCCACCACCTGGGTGCAGATCATCAAGGCCATGCTGCTGATGTTCGCCACCATCGTCATGACCGTCCTGATCCTCGCCCGGTTCGGGTTCTCGTTCAGCAACCTGCTCGGGCAGGTCGAGGCGAGAAACGGCGCGGAATTCCTCGGCAGCGGCGTGAAGTACACCAAACCCCTGGAACTGATCAGCCTGTGCCTGGCGCTGGTGCTCGGCACCGCCGGCCTGCCGCACATCCTGGTGCGCTTCTTCACCGTGCCCACCGCGCAGGACGCCCGCAAGAGCGTCGTGTGGGCCATGGTCCTGATCGGTGCGTTCTACGTCATGACGGCGTTCATGGGCAACGCCGCCAACGTCCTGCTCGGTAAGGAGGCCATCACCGAGGCGAACGCCGCCGGCAACATGGCCGCGCCCATGCTCGCCCAGGCCCTCGGGGGCGGCGCCGGCACCGTCGGCGGGGAGTTCGGGCTGGCGTTCGTGACGGCCGTGGCCTTCGCAACCATCCTGGCGGTCGTCGCGGGGCTCACCATCAGCGCCAGCACCAGCTTCACGCACGACATCTACAACGGCGTCCTGAAAGGCGGGCAGGCCAGCGAAACGCAGCAGTTCAAGGTGGCGCGCATGGCGACCGTCGCCGTGGGCATCGCCGCGATCCTGCTGGGCCTGCTCGCCAAGAACCAGAACGTGGCGTTCCTGGTCGCGCTGGCCTTCGCCATCGCCGCCAGCGCCAACCTGCCCGTGATCCTGTACACGCTGTTCTGGCGGCGCTTCAACGCCAACGGCGCCATCTGGGGCATCGTGGGCGGCCTGGCCGTCACGCTGGCCCTGATCGCCGTGAGCCCCAACATCATGGGCGTGGACCCCCCGGAGAAGACCACCGGCCGCCACCCCATCCAGGCCCCGGCGATCTTCCCGCTGGAGAACCCCGGCATCGTCAGCATTCCCGCAGGCTTCGCGCTGGCCGCCCTGGGCGCCCTGATCGGCCGCCGCCGCGAGGACGACGACCGCGCCTTCGAGGAGATGCAGTACCGCGCCTACACCGGCGCCGGCGTGGACGGCAGCGTCGCCGCGCACGACTGA
- the moaA gene encoding GTP 3',8-cyclase MoaA has translation MLLDQLGRPLRDLRISVTDRCNLRCTYCMPAEVFGSDYAFLPRSEVLSFEEIERLSRAFVSLGVRKLRITGGEPTLRRDLPELIGRLTAIPGVEDVALTTNGLLLPRLSRDLAAAGLRRVTVSLDSLDPEVFGRMNGLGVSPEKVLDGIDAALQAGMRVKLNTVVQRGVNDTGLREFWLALRDRAVVRFIEFMDVGNHNGWNLDSVVPSREVLARLSADGQGTEFRPLDPAHPGEVAARYTDGAGHEVGMISSVTAPFCGDCTRARVSAVGVLYTCLFSGAGTDLRAPLRAGATDEDLRTLLTRVWSGRRDRYSEERGEATRARPKVEMSHIGG, from the coding sequence ATGCTCCTGGACCAGCTGGGCCGACCACTCCGCGACCTGCGGATCAGTGTCACGGACCGCTGCAACCTGCGCTGCACGTACTGCATGCCCGCCGAGGTGTTCGGCTCCGACTACGCCTTCCTGCCGCGCAGCGAAGTGCTGAGCTTCGAGGAGATCGAGCGCCTCTCCCGCGCGTTCGTGAGCCTGGGCGTGCGCAAGCTGCGCATCACCGGCGGGGAACCCACGCTGCGCCGCGACCTGCCCGAACTCATCGGCCGTCTCACGGCGATTCCGGGGGTGGAGGACGTCGCCCTGACCACCAACGGCCTGCTGCTGCCCCGCCTGAGCCGCGACCTCGCGGCGGCCGGCCTGCGGCGCGTCACCGTCAGCCTGGACAGCCTGGACCCGGAGGTGTTCGGCCGCATGAACGGTCTGGGGGTGTCGCCGGAGAAGGTGCTGGACGGCATCGACGCTGCCCTTCAGGCGGGGATGCGGGTGAAGCTGAACACGGTCGTGCAGCGCGGCGTGAACGACACCGGCCTGCGCGAGTTCTGGCTGGCGCTTCGGGACAGGGCCGTGGTGCGCTTCATCGAGTTCATGGACGTGGGCAACCACAACGGCTGGAACCTGGACAGCGTGGTCCCCTCCCGAGAGGTGCTGGCGCGCCTGAGCGCGGACGGCCAGGGCACGGAATTCCGGCCGCTGGACCCGGCCCACCCGGGCGAGGTCGCCGCGCGGTACACGGACGGCGCCGGGCATGAGGTGGGGATGATCTCCTCGGTCACGGCCCCCTTCTGCGGGGACTGCACGCGCGCGCGGGTGTCGGCGGTGGGCGTGCTGTACACCTGTCTGTTCTCCGGCGCCGGCACCGACCTGCGTGCGCCCCTGCGCGCCGGCGCGACCGACGAGGACCTGCGCACACTGCTCACGCGCGTGTGGAGCGGCCGGCGGGACCGTTACAGCGAGGAGCGCGGCGAGGCCACCCGCGCCCGCCCGAAAGTCGAGATGTCGCACATCGGCGGCTGA